From Aneurinibacillus sp. REN35, a single genomic window includes:
- a CDS encoding winged helix-turn-helix domain-containing protein: MKKILVVDDEQSIVTLLEFNLKKAGFDVIKAADGPTAVKVAEQERPDLIVLDIMLPGMDGMEVCKKLRMEKINTPILMLTAKDEEFDKILGLELGADDYMTKPFSPREVVARVKAILRRSGQQELADSTSDEQVLTIGKLVIYPEKYEVFFNENRLELTPKEFELLQYMASHPGRVMTRDQLLNAVWNYDFVGDSRIVDVHISHLREKIEEDTKQPKYIKTVRGLGYKLEG, from the coding sequence GTGAAAAAAATTCTAGTAGTAGATGATGAACAGTCCATTGTAACATTGTTGGAGTTTAATTTAAAAAAGGCGGGGTTTGATGTTATAAAAGCCGCTGATGGTCCAACAGCGGTGAAGGTAGCAGAACAGGAGAGGCCGGATTTGATCGTTCTTGATATTATGCTGCCGGGTATGGATGGCATGGAAGTGTGCAAGAAGCTGCGGATGGAGAAAATAAATACACCCATTCTTATGCTGACAGCCAAAGACGAAGAATTCGATAAAATCCTAGGACTAGAGCTTGGGGCCGATGATTATATGACAAAACCGTTTAGTCCGCGCGAAGTAGTCGCCCGAGTGAAAGCGATTCTGCGCCGCAGCGGTCAGCAGGAGTTGGCGGATTCTACATCGGACGAGCAGGTTCTGACAATTGGCAAGCTTGTTATTTACCCAGAGAAATATGAAGTATTTTTCAATGAAAACCGACTTGAACTAACGCCGAAGGAATTTGAACTTCTGCAATATATGGCAAGTCATCCGGGACGTGTAATGACGCGTGATCAACTGTTGAACGCGGTATGGAATTATGATTTTGTAGGAGACTCCCGTATTGTAGATGTGCATATTAGCCATCTGCGCGAAAAGATTGAAGAAGATACCAAGCAGCCGAAGTATATCAAAACAGTACGTGGACTAGGATACAAATTAGAGGGCTAG
- the ytvI gene encoding sporulation integral membrane protein YtvI has product MNTLLLYHRVFQVLRFLLIIGGIYIAYKLVFFLTPLLYPFLIGFIIAYVINRPVDLLEQRARWPRWLSVSLVLSIVILVLVGIVTVVVAQVIIEIGKLLEMLPIYIDQLSNYAKNSLSRSLQSSLYDRFVNLYSSLDASFKEKIQENVGKAMTRIAQAGTNITKTFLGGISNLLSSIPNTATVLVISVLSAFFISKDYHKIGAKTKSTIPAEFVQKGARVAEDLRKALLGFIKAQFTLISITATIVIIGLLIMGVPYAVSIGLLTGLVDLMPYLGTGAVFVPWITYAIFAGDFRLAIGLGILYAIVIVQRQIMEPKIVANNVGLDPLLTLIALFVGLKLFGFLGLILGPVLLVVINALRSAGVFRDAWLFIKGTPPV; this is encoded by the coding sequence ATGAACACACTACTGCTGTATCACCGGGTATTCCAAGTACTGCGCTTTCTCCTTATCATTGGGGGTATTTATATTGCGTATAAGCTTGTGTTTTTTCTTACCCCATTATTGTATCCGTTTCTTATCGGTTTCATCATCGCGTACGTCATTAATCGTCCGGTAGATCTGCTTGAGCAGCGAGCACGCTGGCCACGTTGGCTTTCGGTAAGTCTGGTGCTCTCCATTGTCATTTTGGTACTAGTCGGCATCGTTACTGTAGTTGTAGCACAAGTGATCATTGAGATCGGTAAGTTACTTGAAATGCTGCCAATCTACATTGACCAGCTTTCCAATTACGCCAAAAATTCCCTATCAAGAAGTCTGCAATCGAGTCTGTATGACCGCTTTGTTAATTTGTACAGCTCGCTCGATGCCAGCTTCAAAGAAAAGATACAGGAAAATGTGGGAAAGGCAATGACTAGAATTGCTCAGGCAGGCACAAATATTACCAAAACCTTTCTCGGGGGAATTAGCAATCTGCTAAGCTCCATCCCGAATACCGCTACTGTATTGGTGATTTCTGTGCTATCAGCATTTTTTATTAGCAAGGACTATCATAAGATCGGAGCGAAAACCAAAAGTACGATACCGGCTGAATTCGTACAAAAGGGAGCTCGCGTAGCAGAAGATTTACGCAAGGCGCTTCTTGGCTTTATCAAAGCGCAATTCACATTAATCTCAATCACTGCTACCATTGTTATCATCGGTCTGCTTATTATGGGCGTACCGTATGCCGTATCGATCGGGCTTCTTACCGGGTTGGTGGATTTAATGCCGTATTTAGGCACAGGCGCTGTCTTCGTCCCATGGATCACTTATGCAATTTTTGCAGGTGATTTTCGCTTAGCGATTGGACTTGGCATTCTTTATGCGATTGTCATTGTCCAGCGGCAGATTATGGAGCCCAAGATCGTAGCGAACAATGTGGGCCTTGATCCACTACTTACACTCATTGCCCTATTTGTCGGCCTAAAACTGTTCGGCTTCCTCGGCCTGATTCTCGGTCCGGTTCTTCTTGTCGTCATCAATGCACTGCGCAGTGCTGGAGTGTTCCGTGATGCATGGCTGTTTATTAAAGGCACGCCGCCAGTATAG
- the pnpS gene encoding two-component system histidine kinase PnpS: protein MQRFRIRLNFIFVLIIGVLLLLLGFYFAKMLQSTYVDVLEERLMKEAQIISDDVLYGDLLNKPDVLQQRMQRFSQEIGARITVTDQAGVVMADTDHDPKTLPNHANRPEIRAALESGIGQSIRHSTTLNFDMLYVAVPLKKYEKVAGVVRVSITITRIQETVRNLWVSLAGVLVLLLLIFGFISTRITRSITQPIEEITRVARGITRKEFKNRIRTNAKGEIGQLAKAINYMAVSLEQQMSAIQENEKRLESILNNMFSGMMLVSDSRRLIMMNTAAEQLLGYDAKDFLGHIHTEVTKNSGISHMIDRCLETGEKIRDEIHIYYPGEHIIDANLGAYMNEQGEIKGVIILLHDITAIRRLEKMRSEFVANVSHELKTPITSIKGFAETLLDGALEDLEVSRSFLTIINEESDRLNRLITDILDLSKIEQKRMPLKVEEINISKVIKETVRIVREEARAKNITIYPPAEKEVVLEGDKDRVQQIILNLVSNAINYTPDNGEVTITLHEKDEKSVELVIADTGIGIPAEHLPRIFERFYRVDKARSRDSGGTGLGLAIVKHLVESHHGMIHVESEEGHGTTFTIVLPRYQSDLFPGLS, encoded by the coding sequence ATGCAAAGATTCCGCATTCGCCTCAACTTTATTTTCGTATTAATCATTGGCGTGCTGCTTCTTTTGCTGGGCTTTTACTTCGCTAAAATGCTGCAGTCCACCTATGTTGATGTATTGGAAGAGCGGTTGATGAAAGAGGCACAGATTATTTCTGATGATGTACTATACGGAGACCTTTTGAATAAGCCGGATGTATTGCAGCAGCGGATGCAGCGTTTTTCCCAGGAAATAGGAGCGCGCATTACGGTAACGGATCAGGCCGGTGTTGTAATGGCGGATACGGATCATGATCCGAAGACACTTCCCAATCACGCCAATCGTCCGGAGATTCGTGCAGCACTAGAAAGCGGCATAGGGCAATCGATTCGACATAGTACGACGCTGAATTTTGATATGCTTTATGTAGCTGTTCCGCTGAAAAAATATGAGAAGGTTGCTGGTGTTGTTCGCGTCTCTATTACGATTACACGCATACAGGAAACCGTGCGCAATCTTTGGGTTAGTCTTGCCGGTGTGCTTGTGTTGCTGCTTTTAATTTTTGGTTTTATTAGTACGCGTATTACCCGCAGCATCACGCAACCAATCGAAGAAATTACCCGTGTAGCACGAGGCATTACGCGTAAAGAATTCAAAAATCGTATTCGGACAAATGCCAAAGGCGAAATTGGACAGCTGGCAAAGGCGATTAATTATATGGCGGTCAGCTTAGAACAACAAATGTCTGCCATTCAAGAGAATGAGAAACGGCTTGAAAGCATCTTGAACAATATGTTCAGCGGCATGATGCTGGTCAGCGATTCGCGACGCCTCATCATGATGAATACGGCAGCAGAGCAGCTGCTTGGCTATGATGCAAAAGACTTTCTCGGTCATATACATACAGAGGTCACTAAAAACTCGGGAATTAGTCATATGATTGACCGCTGCTTAGAAACCGGAGAGAAGATTCGCGACGAAATTCACATATACTATCCGGGTGAGCATATCATTGATGCCAATCTTGGTGCTTATATGAATGAACAGGGCGAGATTAAAGGTGTAATTATATTGCTGCACGATATTACTGCCATACGCCGTTTAGAGAAGATGCGCAGTGAGTTCGTCGCCAACGTCTCCCACGAGCTTAAAACACCGATTACCTCCATCAAAGGGTTCGCAGAAACGCTGCTTGATGGTGCGCTAGAGGATTTGGAAGTGAGTCGTTCATTCCTTACCATTATTAATGAAGAAAGTGATCGGTTGAATCGTCTCATTACCGATATTCTTGATTTGTCGAAAATTGAGCAGAAACGGATGCCGCTGAAGGTCGAAGAAATTAATATAAGCAAAGTAATTAAAGAGACGGTGCGCATCGTTCGCGAAGAAGCACGAGCCAAGAATATTACGATTTATCCTCCGGCTGAAAAAGAAGTTGTCTTGGAAGGGGATAAGGATCGTGTGCAGCAAATCATTCTTAATCTTGTAAGCAATGCGATCAATTATACACCGGATAACGGAGAAGTGACGATTACGCTACATGAAAAGGATGAGAAAAGCGTCGAATTGGTGATTGCCGATACAGGAATTGGTATTCCGGCAGAGCACTTACCGCGAATTTTCGAACGTTTTTATCGTGTAGATAAAGCCCGTTCTAGGGATTCGGGAGGCACAGGCTTAGGACTTGCTATCGTTAAGCACCTTGTTGAGTCGCACCACGGCATGATCCACGTAGAAAGTGAAGAGGGCCATGGTACGACATTTACCATTGTGCTGCCTAGATACCAGAGTGATCTGTTTCCTGGATTGTCTTAG
- the icd gene encoding NADP-dependent isocitrate dehydrogenase produces MPTHGEKITVDSTGTLNVPNNPIVPYIEGDGTGPDIWNASVRVLDAAVEKAYNGEKKIAWYEVYAGEKSFNKYGEWLPKDTLTAVNEYLVAIKGPLTTPVGGGIRSINVALRQELDLYACVRPVQYFQGVPSPVKHPEYTNMVIFRENTEDIYAGIEWQEGSDEVKKVIEFLKNEMGVNKIRFPETSGIGVKPVSKEGTSRLVRAAIQYALDNKRKSVTLVHKGNIMKFTEGAFKSWGYELAEKEFGDKVFTWAQYDRIVEEQGKDAANKAQAEAEEAGKLIVKDSIADAFLQQILTRPAEYDVVATLNLNGDYVSDALAAQVGGIGIAPGANINYDTGRAIFEATHGTAPKYAGLDKVNPSSVILSGEMMLRHLGWTEAADLLIGSIEKTIASKEVTYDFARLMEGATELKCSEFGDALIKNM; encoded by the coding sequence ATGCCTACACATGGAGAGAAGATTACGGTTGACAGCACGGGTACACTCAATGTTCCAAATAATCCAATCGTTCCTTACATTGAAGGGGACGGTACAGGTCCTGATATCTGGAACGCTTCGGTTCGCGTTCTCGATGCGGCTGTTGAAAAAGCGTACAATGGCGAGAAAAAGATCGCATGGTATGAAGTGTATGCTGGTGAGAAATCTTTCAACAAGTATGGCGAATGGCTTCCGAAAGACACGCTGACAGCGGTCAATGAATACCTAGTAGCAATCAAAGGTCCTCTGACTACGCCGGTTGGCGGCGGTATTCGCTCCATTAACGTAGCACTGCGTCAGGAACTTGACCTGTACGCATGCGTAAGACCAGTACAATATTTCCAAGGTGTGCCTTCTCCTGTAAAGCATCCTGAATACACAAATATGGTTATTTTCCGTGAAAATACGGAAGATATTTATGCGGGTATTGAGTGGCAAGAAGGCAGCGATGAAGTGAAAAAAGTCATCGAATTCCTAAAAAATGAGATGGGTGTTAACAAGATCCGCTTCCCGGAAACCTCAGGTATTGGTGTTAAGCCGGTTTCTAAAGAAGGAACTAGCCGTCTTGTTCGCGCTGCCATTCAGTATGCGCTCGACAACAAACGCAAAAGCGTGACACTTGTACACAAAGGCAACATCATGAAGTTTACTGAAGGTGCATTCAAGAGCTGGGGTTATGAACTAGCTGAGAAAGAATTCGGCGATAAAGTATTCACATGGGCGCAGTATGACCGTATCGTTGAAGAACAGGGCAAGGATGCTGCTAACAAAGCACAGGCAGAAGCAGAGGAAGCTGGCAAGCTTATCGTGAAGGACTCCATTGCGGATGCGTTCTTGCAGCAAATCCTGACTCGTCCTGCTGAATATGATGTTGTAGCTACCCTGAACCTGAACGGTGACTATGTATCCGATGCACTGGCTGCGCAAGTAGGCGGTATCGGTATCGCACCAGGAGCTAACATTAACTATGACACTGGACGTGCGATCTTCGAAGCAACACATGGTACAGCACCGAAATATGCAGGTCTTGATAAAGTGAACCCGTCTTCCGTTATCCTATCTGGCGAAATGATGCTTCGTCATCTTGGATGGACAGAGGCAGCCGATCTGCTCATTGGTTCCATCGAGAAAACAATTGCCTCCAAAGAGGTTACGTATGATTTTGCTCGCCTGATGGAAGGCGCGACTGAACTGAAGTGTTCTGAGTTCGGCGATGCATTGATTAAGAATATGTAA
- a CDS encoding FxsA family protein, with amino-acid sequence MMRILLVVLLVVPILEIWLLIAAGNGIGWIPTLLLCVFTGVAGAWLAKRQGLQIFQLAQMQLNRGQIPGEALLDGICVFAGGLLLLTPGFFSDFLGFFLLIPYTRSIVKLFFKRWLHKRIQTGQLNVFTFNRFNRF; translated from the coding sequence ATGATGCGTATTTTACTTGTTGTATTGCTCGTGGTTCCTATACTGGAGATATGGCTTTTGATAGCTGCAGGAAATGGAATCGGCTGGATTCCTACCTTGCTGCTGTGTGTTTTTACCGGAGTAGCGGGTGCCTGGCTTGCAAAGCGCCAAGGGCTGCAGATATTTCAGTTAGCCCAAATGCAACTCAATCGTGGTCAAATACCCGGTGAAGCACTGCTGGATGGTATCTGTGTCTTTGCTGGTGGCCTTCTCCTCCTAACACCCGGCTTTTTTTCTGATTTTCTTGGTTTTTTCTTATTGATTCCGTACACTCGCAGCATTGTTAAGCTATTTTTCAAACGATGGCTGCACAAGCGAATTCAGACCGGACAACTAAATGTGTTTACGTTCAACCGTTTTAATCGTTTCTAA
- a CDS encoding DMT family transporter: protein MKDQPAFSPYLALLIATIAVSTSAILVKLSAAPAAVIATYRLLFTVLLMLPFIAWKHLGELSQISKRDWIFSSLAGVFLALHFLLWFESLNYTSVASSVILVTLQPLFSFIGAYLFFKERVSPAGIIGGLIAIGGSMFIGWSDFRIGGTALFGDILALLGAAAVTGYWLFGQSIRKRLSLMIYTFVVYTISTVFLLMYVLIQKIPLFPYGGEEWIIFIGLAIFPTLLGHSVFNWTIKWLSANTVSMAILGEPIGAAILAYFILSEKITAPQTLGTAVILCGIYLFMRFSHPTKAKTIQETDHSGI, encoded by the coding sequence ATGAAAGATCAACCTGCCTTTTCCCCTTATCTTGCTTTGCTGATTGCGACCATCGCTGTCTCTACATCAGCCATTCTAGTCAAATTATCAGCGGCGCCTGCCGCTGTCATTGCCACCTACCGGCTACTGTTTACTGTACTGCTTATGCTTCCGTTCATTGCATGGAAGCACCTTGGCGAGCTTTCACAAATTTCTAAGCGTGATTGGATTTTCTCTTCCCTTGCTGGCGTCTTCCTGGCTTTGCATTTTCTTCTATGGTTTGAGTCGTTGAATTACACATCTGTAGCAAGTTCTGTCATTCTGGTGACTCTGCAGCCATTATTCTCCTTCATCGGTGCCTACTTGTTTTTTAAGGAACGGGTATCTCCGGCTGGAATAATAGGAGGACTGATTGCCATAGGAGGCAGCATGTTTATCGGTTGGAGTGATTTTCGGATCGGTGGAACAGCGCTGTTCGGAGATATTCTAGCTCTGCTTGGTGCAGCGGCGGTGACAGGCTACTGGCTGTTTGGGCAGAGCATACGCAAACGTCTCTCTCTTATGATATATACGTTTGTGGTCTATACAATCAGCACAGTTTTTTTGCTTATGTATGTTCTTATTCAAAAAATCCCGCTGTTTCCATATGGAGGCGAGGAGTGGATTATTTTCATCGGCCTAGCCATCTTTCCTACACTGCTCGGTCATTCGGTGTTCAATTGGACCATCAAGTGGCTTAGTGCTAATACAGTGTCCATGGCGATTCTCGGTGAGCCGATTGGTGCTGCAATTCTTGCTTATTTTATTCTGAGCGAAAAAATAACAGCCCCCCAAACACTCGGAACGGCTGTCATCTTATGCGGAATTTATTTGTTTATGCGCTTTAGCCATCCTACAAAAGCTAAGACAATCCAGGAAACAGATCACTCTGGTATCTAG
- a CDS encoding acyl-CoA thioesterase, translating to MEQQGKWFETTVRVRYQETDQMQVAYHANYLIWFEVGRTEMIRQMGFSYRRFEDLGFMLPVTEANVKYKKSARYDDEIMIRTKVIHCEGVRLQLGYEALRLPEHDLLASGETHHVWTSTDLKPVRLKKQMPELYEMMKQYEW from the coding sequence ATGGAGCAGCAGGGGAAATGGTTTGAGACAACGGTGCGGGTTCGCTACCAGGAAACCGATCAGATGCAGGTTGCCTATCATGCCAATTACTTAATTTGGTTTGAAGTCGGCAGAACAGAGATGATCCGGCAAATGGGATTCTCATATCGAAGGTTTGAGGACTTAGGATTTATGCTTCCCGTAACAGAGGCTAACGTCAAATATAAAAAATCAGCTCGATATGATGATGAAATCATGATTCGCACGAAGGTAATTCATTGTGAAGGTGTTCGGCTACAGCTTGGATATGAAGCACTGCGGCTACCGGAACACGATCTTCTAGCCTCAGGTGAGACGCACCATGTCTGGACATCGACGGATCTAAAGCCTGTGCGTCTTAAGAAGCAGATGCCTGAATTGTATGAGATGATGAAACAATATGAATGGTAG
- the mdh gene encoding malate dehydrogenase — translation MSFDRKKVAVIGSGFTGATTAFLLAQKELGDVILVDIPQMESPTKGKALDMAEAGPVQGFDARVIGTSSYEDIKDADLVIVTAGIARKPGMSRDDLVNTNAGIMKSVGEQIKTYAPNSTILVLSNPVDAMTYTLFKTTGFPKHRVIGQSGVLDTARFRTFVAMELNVSVKDVTGFVLGGHGDTMVPLVRYSYAGGIPLETLIPKERLDEIVDRTRNGGAEIVNLLGNGSAYYAPAASLVEMAEAILKDQKRILPSIAYLEGEYGYNDIYLGVPTMLGKDGIEKVYELELTAEEKAQLDKSANAVRSVMAVLK, via the coding sequence ATGTCTTTCGATCGTAAAAAAGTTGCTGTTATCGGTTCTGGCTTTACCGGAGCTACTACTGCATTTCTGCTGGCACAAAAAGAGCTGGGCGATGTTATTCTTGTGGACATCCCGCAAATGGAAAGCCCTACAAAGGGGAAAGCTTTGGACATGGCAGAAGCAGGTCCGGTACAAGGATTTGACGCTCGCGTTATCGGCACATCAAGCTATGAGGACATTAAAGATGCAGATCTTGTAATCGTAACTGCCGGTATCGCCCGCAAGCCTGGCATGAGCCGTGATGATCTGGTTAACACAAATGCTGGCATCATGAAATCTGTTGGTGAGCAAATTAAAACATACGCACCAAACAGCACAATTCTTGTCCTGTCCAACCCGGTAGATGCGATGACATATACACTCTTCAAAACAACAGGTTTCCCGAAGCACCGCGTCATCGGACAATCCGGCGTACTGGATACAGCTCGTTTCCGCACATTCGTAGCAATGGAGCTGAATGTATCTGTTAAAGACGTAACAGGCTTTGTACTTGGTGGTCATGGCGATACCATGGTTCCGCTTGTTCGTTACTCGTATGCTGGCGGTATTCCGCTTGAGACATTGATTCCAAAAGAACGTCTGGATGAAATTGTGGATCGCACACGTAACGGTGGTGCTGAAATCGTAAACCTGCTGGGTAACGGTTCCGCATACTATGCACCGGCTGCTTCACTGGTTGAAATGGCAGAAGCAATTCTTAAAGACCAAAAACGTATTCTTCCTTCGATCGCATATTTGGAAGGGGAGTACGGCTACAATGACATCTATCTTGGTGTACCAACAATGCTTGGAAAAGATGGTATTGAAAAAGTATACGAGCTTGAGCTTACTGCTGAGGAGAAAGCACAATTGGATAAATCCGCTAACGCTGTTCGCAGCGTAATGGCTGTTCTCAAATAG
- the citZ gene encoding citrate synthase: MSAKGLEGIVATQSSISSIIDGVLTYAGINIDELAENASFEEVVYLLWHGRLPKADELAQLKKEIAENAAIPEDVIALLKTSPDGNHPMAVLRTAISALALYDPEAQDMSREANLRKATRLQAKVATIVAAYHRLRQGKEVIAPRQDYGLAQNFLYMLNGEEPDQIAIDALDTALVLHADHELNASTFAARVTVATLSDIYSGITSALGALKGPLHGGANEAVMAMLEEIKDPANVESYIGEKLAQKVKIMGFGHRVYKDGDPRAKHLCKMSEKLTGITGQPQWYEMSVKIDEIVTSEKGLKPNVDFYSASVYHSLGIPRDLFTPIFAISRMSGWTAHILEQYDNNRLIRPRAEYVGPVNTHYVPVDER; this comes from the coding sequence ATGTCAGCAAAAGGATTAGAAGGTATTGTAGCTACTCAGTCTTCCATCAGTTCCATTATCGATGGAGTGCTTACATATGCGGGCATCAACATTGACGAGCTTGCAGAAAACGCTTCATTTGAAGAAGTGGTGTATCTGCTGTGGCACGGACGCCTGCCAAAAGCCGATGAACTGGCTCAGCTTAAGAAAGAGATAGCTGAAAACGCTGCAATTCCTGAAGATGTGATTGCGCTGTTAAAGACAAGCCCGGATGGCAATCACCCAATGGCTGTTCTGCGTACTGCAATATCTGCACTGGCTTTATATGATCCGGAAGCGCAGGATATGTCTAGAGAAGCTAACTTGCGTAAAGCTACACGTCTGCAGGCAAAAGTGGCGACTATCGTAGCGGCTTACCATCGCCTTCGCCAAGGAAAAGAAGTTATAGCTCCGCGCCAAGACTACGGATTAGCACAAAATTTCCTTTATATGCTGAATGGAGAAGAACCGGATCAAATCGCAATCGATGCACTTGATACGGCACTTGTGCTGCATGCTGATCATGAGCTTAATGCATCTACATTTGCAGCTCGTGTTACAGTAGCCACTCTATCTGACATTTATTCCGGCATTACATCTGCACTCGGCGCCTTAAAAGGACCGCTGCATGGCGGGGCCAATGAAGCTGTAATGGCGATGCTTGAAGAGATTAAAGATCCAGCAAACGTGGAAAGCTATATTGGTGAAAAGCTTGCACAAAAAGTAAAAATCATGGGCTTCGGCCACCGTGTATACAAAGATGGCGACCCACGTGCGAAGCACCTGTGCAAAATGTCCGAAAAATTAACGGGTATTACAGGTCAACCGCAGTGGTATGAAATGTCTGTGAAAATCGATGAGATCGTAACATCAGAAAAAGGACTGAAGCCGAATGTAGACTTCTATTCCGCTTCTGTTTATCACAGCCTGGGTATTCCACGCGATCTGTTTACGCCAATATTTGCGATTAGCCGTATGTCTGGATGGACAGCTCACATTCTTGAACAGTATGATAACAATCGTCTCATCCGTCCGCGAGCCGAATATGTTGGCCCGGTAAATACTCATTATGTTCCAGTTGACGAGCGCTAA
- a CDS encoding prohibitin family protein: MGDNVVKMGTPNVNMGKILKFIVPIVILVILAFESFTVVQSGHRGVVVQLGAVKPKVLEEGMHFKIPFIQEIVQIEVRVQKAESNASAASKDLQIVTTNMAVNFHIDPSSVNKLYQNIGMDYKARIVDPAIGESLKAVTARYTAEQLISKRSEVSQQVKEILNKKLGTYSMMLDEINITEFKFSDEFNRAIEQKQIAEQQALKSKLDLERIKIEKEQTITKAQATAESLRLQKQEVTPELVRLREIEAQQQAIEKWDGKLPSTTGGAIPFINVQK; this comes from the coding sequence ATGGGAGATAATGTAGTGAAGATGGGAACACCGAACGTAAACATGGGCAAAATTCTTAAGTTCATTGTTCCTATCGTAATTCTCGTCATTTTAGCATTCGAATCATTTACTGTTGTCCAATCCGGTCATCGCGGCGTCGTTGTGCAGCTCGGTGCGGTCAAGCCTAAAGTGTTAGAAGAAGGCATGCACTTTAAGATTCCGTTTATTCAGGAAATCGTGCAGATAGAGGTACGTGTACAGAAGGCGGAGAGCAATGCATCGGCTGCGTCTAAAGATCTGCAGATCGTAACAACGAACATGGCGGTTAACTTTCACATTGATCCTTCCAGTGTAAATAAGCTCTATCAAAATATTGGGATGGATTATAAAGCAAGAATCGTCGATCCGGCTATTGGAGAGTCTTTAAAAGCAGTAACAGCACGTTATACAGCAGAACAGCTCATCTCTAAGCGCTCGGAAGTAAGTCAGCAGGTAAAAGAGATTTTGAATAAAAAATTAGGTACGTATAGTATGATGCTTGATGAAATTAACATTACAGAATTTAAATTCAGTGATGAATTCAACCGTGCGATCGAGCAGAAGCAGATTGCGGAGCAGCAGGCGCTGAAGTCCAAGCTTGATCTAGAGCGGATCAAAATCGAAAAAGAGCAGACGATTACTAAAGCACAAGCTACAGCAGAATCCCTTCGTTTACAGAAGCAGGAAGTTACACCTGAGCTTGTAAGACTTCGTGAGATTGAAGCACAGCAGCAGGCGATTGAGAAGTGGGATGGTAAGCTTCCAAGCACGACAGGCGGTGCGATTCCATTTATAAATGTCCAGAAGTAA